In Cloacibacterium caeni, a single window of DNA contains:
- a CDS encoding VOC family protein, with translation MATANIYLTFDGECEAAFKFYQSVLGGEIPMWNRFGEMPPQEGMPPLSEEHKNRIMHVTLPISTETVLMGSDSMPGIHKITKGNNFAISLNAQSRAEAEKLFNGLSEGGNVTMPLQDTFWGAYFGMWEDKFGIQWMVNYDAPDKIQQH, from the coding sequence ATGGCTACAGCAAACATTTATCTTACTTTTGATGGAGAATGCGAAGCAGCATTCAAGTTTTATCAATCGGTTTTAGGTGGAGAAATTCCTATGTGGAACAGATTCGGCGAAATGCCTCCACAAGAAGGAATGCCACCACTTTCTGAAGAACATAAAAACAGAATTATGCACGTTACACTTCCTATTTCTACAGAAACTGTTTTGATGGGAAGCGATTCTATGCCAGGAATTCATAAGATTACCAAAGGAAATAATTTTGCAATTTCACTCAATGCACAATCTAGAGCTGAAGCAGAAAAATTATTTAACGGTCTTTCAGAAGGAGGAAATGTAACGATGCCATTACAAGATACTTTTTGGGGAGCATATTTCGGAATGTGGGAAGACAAGTTTGGGATTCAATGGATGGTGAACTATGATGCCCCTGATAAAATTCAGCAACATTAA
- a CDS encoding VOC family protein encodes MELGAFSISLKVKDIKKSVEFYEKLGFTYKAGNIDQNWIVLKNGNTVIGLFQGFIEENTLTFNPGWDQQAQNLPEFNDVREIQKKLKAKDVKLDREADEKTSGPEYIILKDPDGNPILIDQHR; translated from the coding sequence ATGGAATTAGGAGCATTTTCAATAAGTCTTAAAGTAAAAGATATTAAAAAATCTGTTGAATTTTACGAAAAACTGGGTTTCACTTACAAAGCTGGAAACATAGATCAAAATTGGATTGTTCTTAAAAACGGAAATACAGTTATCGGACTTTTTCAAGGGTTTATAGAAGAAAATACACTTACTTTTAATCCAGGTTGGGACCAACAAGCGCAAAATCTTCCTGAATTTAACGATGTAAGAGAAATTCAAAAAAAATTGAAAGCGAAAGATGTAAAATTAGACAGAGAAGCTGATGAGAAAACTTCTGGTCCAGAATACATCATCTTGAAAGATCCAGACGGAAATCCTATTTTAATAGACCAACACAGATAA
- a CDS encoding arsenate reductase family protein has product MITILHNNRCGKSRAALQYLESKGVAFEVRNYLENPLSEVEIEDLLSKLDTSIHNIIRKNEDLWKENFSETTYSDSGLVSILANYPKLLQRPIVIKDNKAIIAREIEKLEKFL; this is encoded by the coding sequence ATGATTACCATCTTACATAATAATCGCTGCGGAAAATCTAGAGCTGCCTTACAGTATTTAGAATCTAAAGGTGTGGCATTTGAAGTAAGAAATTACTTAGAAAACCCATTGTCTGAAGTAGAAATAGAAGATTTATTATCTAAATTAGATACTTCAATACATAACATTATCAGAAAAAATGAAGATTTGTGGAAAGAAAATTTCTCAGAAACAACGTATTCTGATAGTGGTTTAGTTTCTATTTTGGCAAATTATCCTAAACTTTTGCAAAGACCAATTGTGATAAAAGATAATAAAGCCATCATCGCAAGAGAAATAGAAAAATTAGAAAAATTTTTATAA
- a CDS encoding GNAT family N-acetyltransferase, whose protein sequence is MNIEIIDFEPKYRDDFKNLNVEWLDKYFEVEPYDKEVLSNPEKYILEKGGKIFFAKLEDKIIGTVALMPKNSSFELTKMAVTEKIQSKGIGSLLMQKCIDEAKNLGLKEIFLFSNTKLDKAINLYKKVGFLEEHFDSSDYKRANIYMTLKL, encoded by the coding sequence ATGAATATTGAAATTATTGATTTTGAACCGAAATATCGTGATGATTTTAAAAATCTAAATGTAGAGTGGCTAGATAAATATTTTGAAGTAGAACCTTATGATAAAGAGGTTTTATCTAATCCTGAAAAATATATTTTAGAAAAAGGCGGAAAAATTTTTTTTGCAAAACTTGAGGATAAAATTATAGGAACTGTAGCTTTAATGCCGAAAAATAGTTCTTTTGAATTGACCAAAATGGCTGTTACAGAAAAAATTCAATCAAAAGGAATAGGAAGTCTGCTCATGCAAAAATGTATTGATGAAGCTAAAAATCTAGGCTTGAAAGAAATCTTTCTTTTTTCTAATACCAAATTGGATAAAGCCATTAATCTTTATAAAAAAGTAGGTTTTTTAGAAGAACATTTTGATAGTTCAGATTACAAAAGAGCAAATATTTATATGACTTTAAAACTATAA
- a CDS encoding deoxynucleoside kinase, with the protein MHIAVTGNIGAGKTTLTTMLSKHYGWDAQFEDVDHNPYLEDFYEDMSKWSFALQIYFLGSRFRQVKEIRESGKNIVQDRTIYEDAYIFAENLNDMGLLTERDFNNYSSLFHLMKSFVSAPDLLIYLKSDVPNLVKKIYKRGRDYEASISIEYLSKLNEKYEKWISNYKEGKLLIIEVDDLDFVERPEDFGYILEKIEAELHGLF; encoded by the coding sequence ATGCATATTGCTGTTACTGGAAACATAGGCGCGGGAAAAACTACTCTAACTACCATGTTGTCAAAACATTATGGTTGGGATGCGCAATTTGAAGATGTAGATCATAACCCATATTTAGAAGACTTTTACGAAGACATGAGCAAATGGAGTTTTGCGCTCCAAATCTATTTCTTAGGAAGCAGATTTCGCCAAGTAAAAGAAATTAGAGAGAGTGGTAAAAATATAGTTCAAGACAGAACCATCTACGAAGATGCTTATATTTTTGCGGAAAACTTAAATGATATGGGCTTGCTTACCGAAAGAGATTTTAACAATTATTCTTCGCTGTTTCATCTGATGAAATCCTTTGTTTCGGCACCAGATTTGCTTATTTATTTAAAGTCAGATGTTCCTAATTTAGTAAAGAAAATCTACAAAAGAGGAAGAGATTATGAAGCCAGCATTAGCATAGAATATTTATCTAAACTAAACGAAAAATACGAAAAATGGATTTCTAACTACAAAGAAGGAAAACTACTTATTATAGAAGTTGATGATTTAGATTTTGTAGAAAGACCAGAAGATTTCGGGTATATTTTAGAGAAAATAGAAGCAGAATTGCACGGACTTTTTTAA
- a CDS encoding glutaminyl-peptide cyclotransferase — protein MKKTLFVSIFALFLLTSCNKDKEILDALNTYNTEMETKGYHFGDKINLPKEVTENAESISISFGDKETSDLVVDPAFFTLGDNAVTINITRDGKVLSQDATINVFAKNPEAQLTYEIVAEYPHDKANFVQGFQLEGNTIYESDGQNGQSKILKYTLGQTNATTYTAQPADVFSEGSTIVGNKVYQLTWQNKKGFIYDKSSLKLLSEFPYPNVMGEGWGLTYDGKNLIASDGTKNLYFLDVNDPSKMVKYISVAGNTEVYDQLNELEYYNGFVYANVWQKPYILKINPKSGEVVARIDFSEIVKKHNTGTDDVLNGIAFKGQNMLVTGKNWDKIYEVKIK, from the coding sequence ATGAAAAAAACACTTTTCGTAAGTATATTTGCCCTATTTTTATTGACTTCATGTAATAAAGACAAAGAGATTTTAGACGCTCTCAATACCTATAATACAGAAATGGAAACCAAAGGTTATCATTTCGGGGACAAAATAAACCTACCCAAAGAAGTTACAGAAAACGCAGAAAGCATCAGCATCAGTTTTGGAGACAAGGAAACAAGCGATTTAGTAGTAGATCCAGCATTTTTTACTTTAGGAGATAATGCGGTAACCATCAATATTACCAGAGATGGAAAAGTGCTGAGTCAAGATGCTACCATAAATGTTTTTGCCAAAAATCCAGAAGCGCAATTGACTTATGAAATCGTGGCAGAATATCCTCACGATAAGGCTAATTTTGTACAAGGATTTCAGCTAGAAGGAAACACCATTTATGAAAGTGATGGACAAAACGGACAATCTAAAATTTTAAAATATACCTTAGGTCAAACCAATGCTACAACTTATACCGCGCAACCTGCAGATGTTTTCTCTGAAGGAAGCACTATTGTAGGAAATAAAGTGTATCAGTTGACTTGGCAAAATAAAAAAGGTTTTATTTATGATAAATCATCGCTTAAACTTCTATCAGAATTTCCTTATCCTAATGTAATGGGAGAAGGTTGGGGTTTAACGTATGATGGTAAAAATCTTATCGCTTCAGACGGAACTAAAAATCTATATTTCTTAGATGTAAATGACCCTTCTAAAATGGTAAAATACATCTCTGTAGCTGGAAATACTGAAGTGTATGACCAATTAAATGAATTAGAATATTATAACGGTTTTGTTTACGCTAATGTTTGGCAAAAACCGTATATTCTAAAAATTAATCCAAAATCTGGAGAAGTGGTGGCAAGAATAGATTTCTCAGAAATTGTGAAAAAACACAACACAGGAACAGATGATGTTCTCAACGGAATTGCCTTCAAAGGGCAAAATATGCTTGTTACAGGAAAAAATTGGGACAAAATCTATGAAGTAAAAATTAAGTAA
- a CDS encoding IS3 family transposase (programmed frameshift) — MENREKTVEKRTQQDYTMAFKLGIVSRVEKGEFTYKQAQQHYGIQGRSTVLVWLRKYGNLDWSKPTIHTMLQSKETPAEKIKRLEKELADEKLKTKVLNMMIDISDKQYGTQIRKKFYAQTVRQLQEKGLSLSKICRLFGISRQAIYQQRQRLCVREKELEKVKRFVEEIRLEQPRIGTRKLYYLLKNKFKLEKIKIGRDALFNYLRRENLLIYPKKRYTRTTFSKHWLRKHPNLLKTTCLKRKEQVFVSDITYIKTKTNVCYLSLVTDAYSRKIMGYELSENMNAENVVKALKMAVKNRTTHLPLIHHSDRGLQYCSEVYQKVLVENKIKPSMTDGYDCYQNALAERINGILKQEFLIYKCKNIQDLKQMVKESIYIYNNKRPHLSLKMKTPETIHKKSGKSISSGLVS, encoded by the exons ATGGAAAATCGAGAGAAGACAGTAGAAAAGCGTACACAACAAGATTACACAATGGCTTTTAAATTAGGTATTGTAAGCCGTGTAGAAAAGGGCGAATTCACTTACAAACAGGCACAGCAACATTACGGTATCCAAGGTAGAAGTACCGTTTTGGTTTGGCTCAGAAAATATGGTAATTTAGATTGGAGCAAACCCACCATTCATACCATGTTACAATCCAAAGAAACACCCGCCGAAAAGATTAAAAGATTAGAGAAAGAATTAGCTGATGAGAAACTAAAAACCAAAGTTCTCAATATGATGATTGATATCTCGGACAAGCAATACGGCACACAGATTCGAAAAAAGT TTTACGCCCAAACAGTCAGACAACTCCAAGAAAAAGGATTGAGTTTATCCAAAATCTGCAGATTGTTTGGGATAAGCAGACAAGCCATTTACCAGCAGCGCCAAAGATTATGTGTTCGGGAAAAAGAATTGGAGAAAGTTAAACGATTTGTTGAGGAGATTCGTTTAGAACAGCCCAGAATAGGAACAAGAAAACTTTATTATTTGCTTAAAAATAAGTTCAAGCTTGAAAAGATAAAAATAGGCAGAGATGCGCTGTTCAATTATTTACGAAGAGAAAACCTGCTTATTTATCCTAAGAAAAGATATACAAGAACAACTTTCTCCAAACACTGGCTCAGAAAACACCCCAACCTTTTGAAAACGACTTGCCTGAAAAGAAAAGAACAGGTATTTGTAAGCGATATCACTTATATAAAAACCAAAACGAATGTCTGTTATTTATCTTTGGTTACGGATGCTTACAGCAGAAAAATAATGGGTTACGAATTAAGTGAAAATATGAATGCTGAAAATGTAGTCAAAGCTCTGAAAATGGCCGTTAAAAACAGAACAACACATCTTCCGCTTATTCATCACTCAGACAGAGGATTGCAATATTGCTCAGAAGTGTATCAGAAAGTACTTGTTGAAAACAAAATAAAACCCTCAATGACAGATGGCTATGATTGTTATCAAAATGCTTTGGCAGAAAGAATAAACGGAATATTGAAGCAGGAATTTTTAATTTATAAATGCAAAAACATTCAGGATTTAAAACAAATGGTTAAAGAAAGTATTTATATTTACAACAACAAAAGACCACATCTTAGTCTGAAGATGAAAACCCCGGAAACAATCCACAAAAAATCCGGAAAATCAATATCTTCCGGATTGGTATCTTAA
- a CDS encoding SRPBCC family protein, with translation MHDNVKISVKVNAPIEKVWDAITNREQMKEWYFNIPDFELKEHAAFNFFEGEDKKLHHHCEIVEIIPQKKLKHSWTYPDYTHDKTLVKWELQPESNGTLVTLTHKGLENFDHLGADFKKEKFQKGWDEILNKALKNFVEN, from the coding sequence ATGCACGATAATGTTAAAATCAGCGTAAAAGTTAACGCACCAATAGAAAAAGTTTGGGATGCGATTACGAATAGAGAACAGATGAAAGAATGGTATTTTAATATACCAGACTTCGAATTGAAAGAGCATGCCGCTTTTAATTTCTTTGAAGGAGAAGATAAAAAATTACACCATCACTGCGAAATCGTAGAGATTATTCCTCAGAAAAAATTAAAACATTCTTGGACGTATCCTGATTATACCCATGATAAAACATTAGTAAAATGGGAGCTCCAGCCAGAAAGCAACGGAACGCTGGTTACTCTTACACACAAAGGTTTAGAAAACTTTGATCATCTAGGCGCTGATTTTAAGAAAGAAAAATTCCAAAAAGGTTGGGACGAAATCCTAAACAAAGCTTTGAAAAATTTTGTTGAAAACTAA